The Setaria viridis chromosome 6, Setaria_viridis_v4.0, whole genome shotgun sequence genome contains a region encoding:
- the LOC117860347 gene encoding uncharacterized protein translates to MVAADAGIASPRASLARSSLALAAAAAVMYLWLASMWLTFAAAAATEIGRVASCRPMVDAVSKVNDAAFISFALLSPVANLLLAFRKVDSPRDKAVKELAMESTAEVIAEAMREMLRNTLVRGLFVTMAFIQLKLLVDLWGSCVKGSHWERICSVVRVIGAVGADATYCFVIIPYIAQMWRKKQPLFDSIIEVYPCV, encoded by the exons ATGGTCGCCGCCGACGCAGGGATCGCCTCGCCGCGGGCGTCGCTGGCCCGCAGcagcctcgccctcgccgccgccgccgccgtcatgtaCCTGTGGCTCGCAAGCATGTGGCTCACcttcgcggccgcggccgccacggAGATTGGGCGCGTCGCCAGCTGCCGCCCTATGGTCGACGCGGTGTCCAAGGTCAACGACGCCGCCTTCATCTCCTTTGCGCTCCTCAGCCCCGTCGCCAATTTGCTGCTCGCCTTTCGCAAGGTCGACTCCCCCCGCGACAAGGCAGTGAAG GAACTTGCTATGGAGAGTACGGCTGAGGTTATTGCAGAAGCCATGCGGGAAATGCTGCGTAACACTCTCGTGCGTGGACTCTTTGTCACTATGGCTTTCATCCAGCTCAAGCTTCTCGTCGATCTGTGGGGTTCGTGTGTCAAAGGATCTCATTGGGAAAGGATTTGTTCTGTAGTCAGAGTTATTGGTGCTGTGGGCGCAGATGCGACGTATTGCTTTGTCATCATTCCCTATATTGCTCAGATGTGGAGGAAGAAGCAACCGCTATTTGACAGCATAATTGAGGTATATCCATGTGTTTAA